The nucleotide window TACTCCACCACCACGAGCGCCACTGGGACGGCCGACGGCACGTGGGGTGCGTATGCCGGCCGGATCGCGGAGGTTGCCTACACTGCGTGGGATCCGGATCTCAGCACGCCCGCGATGCGCTCCGTAGTGATGGCCCGCTACGCGTTCGACAGCACTGGGCGGTTGCGCGCGTTCTGGGACCCACGCCTCGACTACACCCAGGATGGCGCTGCCAAGTCGATGCGCCTGACGTTCGAGTACGACGGCAATGGGGTGCTGACCTCCGCTACCCCGGCGGGGCAGCCGCCGTGGCTGTTCACCTACACCACCTTGTCAGACGACCCGGCCATCGGCCGCTTGTACAAGGTGACCCGGTCGGCGCTGAGCGCCGGCACGTCGGTGCAGACCGTCGTGTACCGCGTTCCCGTGTCCGGGACCGGCGCACCGTATGACCAATCCGCCGCCCAGACCAGCAGATGGAGTCAGACCGAGCCGCCGGTCGATGCTACCGCCGTCTTCCCAGCGACCCAGGTCCCGACCGGCAACCCCTCAGCGGGCACGCTGCCGAGTAACTATGACCGGGCAACGGTGACCTACCTGGACGCCAACGCCAGGATGGTCAACGAGGCTGAGCCTGGCGGTTACCTGTCCACGACCTGGTACGACGGCAATGGCAACATCGTGCAGGAGTTGTCCGGAGGTAACCGACAGAGGGCTCTTGGCGCCTCCGCCACAGATACACCCTCCGCGGAGGCCCAATTGGCAATCGCATTGTCACAGGTCACCGTCTACTCGACCGACGGACGGCGGGAACTGGAGAACTTCGGGCCGGAGCACGACGTCGTGCTACCGGCGTCGGGCACCACAGTGCGAGGACGTGCGCACACCCGCTTCACCTATGACGAGGGTGCCCCGGACTCGGGTGGGCCGTTCGACCTCGTGACCACGCAGCGGTCGTCGGTGTCCTACGTCAACGCCGGCCAGCGTGTCGATGATGACGTACGCACGACGACCACCCGCTACGACTGGACCCTCCGTGATGTCATCGCGGAGACGACTGATCCCGGTGGCATGGAGATGACCAGCCGCACGGCTTACGACGCCGCGGGCCGGGTTACTGTCACGACCGGTCCGGCGGGTGGCAGCGTCGATACGACGCCGGCCACACGTGCCACGGTGTACTACACCAATGCCGTCAACGAGACCTACGCCGAGTGTGGCGGCCGGGCCGAATGGGCCGGGCTCGTCTGTCGGGTCCAGCCTGGCGGTGGTGCTGACAGTGGTCCGGAACTCCTCGTACAGGTCTCCACCTACGATTTGTACGGTCAGCTCCGGACGAAGGTCGATAAGAACTCGGGTGGCACCCGCAGGACGACCACGATCAAGTATGACGGGGCGGGACGCCCGGTGGAGCACGCCATCACGGCCAGTTCGGGCAAGGCGCTCGACAAGACCCGGGCGGTGTACGACGCGGCCACTGGCCTGGCCCTGCGGAGTCAGACGGTGAACGCAGCCGGTGCGGTGACCGCCGAGATCGTCCGCGGCTACGACGCGCTTGGGCGGCAGATCTCTTACAAGGACGCCGACGGAAATATCTCGACGGCCGGGTACGACCTGCTCGGACGGGTCGCCACCCAGAATGACGGAAAGGCGACGCGCACATACACCTACGACGGCGGGAGTGAACGGCGTGGTCTCCCGACAGCGGTCAACGACACGCAGGCCGGTGAATTCACCGTCGCCTACGACGCGGATGGCTCAGTAGTCACTGAGTCGTGGCCGAACGGTGTCGTGGTCACTCGTGCCTACGATGAGATTGGCAACGCCCTCGATCAGTCCTATGCGCGTCCAGGTTGCGGTCAGGCCAGCTGTGGTCTGTTCTCCGAGGTGGTCGGGTACGACGTCCACAACAAGCAGCAGTGGGCCAACAACACTTTCGGGCAGCACACCTACGACTACGACATGAACGGCCGGATGACGCTGGTCAAGGACACCGTAGGCGGCTCCTGTACCGCCCGGAGATACGGCTTTGACGAGTCGAGTAACCGCACCTCCACGAAGACATTTGCACAGGCGGCTGACGGAAAATGTCAGACGGCGACCGCCGCCACGTCGAAGAGCTCCAGCTACGACAACGCGGACCGTGCTACGACTAACGGCTACGTCTACGACCTACTCGGTCGCACCACGACCCTGCCTTCGGCCGAGACGCAGAACGCCGCCGGCAACGTCACCATCGGCTACTACGTCAACGACATGGTCAGCACCGTGACGCAGAACGGTCGCACTACGGATTACACGGTGGATGTTCTCCGCTCGCGGACGCGATTCTGGACTGACAACATCACGGGAACTGCCGTCCAGAGCACACATCATTACGCAGATGACGAAGACAACCCCACATGGACGCAGGAGACCGCGACCCGCTACACCCGGGTGATCCGTGGGCTGGGCGGCATGGCTGCCATCTGGAACAGCGCCGCCTCGCAGTCGGACTGGCAGATCAGCAATATGCACGGCGACGTCGTCGCGTCCATCAGCGGCAGCAGTGCGGGTCTGACATCCACGCGCGACTTCGACGAATACGGACAGGCGCGCAATGCGGCAGAAGTCGGCAAGGTTCGATACGGCTGGCACGGTGCCCAGCAGCGAGCCGCCGATGCCCCCGCCGGGATCATGGTCATGGGCGTCCGGCTGTACAACCCAACTAGTGGGCGGTTTCTCTCAGTCGATCCGATCTACGGCGGAAGCTCGAACAACTACGAATACTCTGACGGAGACCCCGTCAACAAGAATGATCTATCGGGAAACATGTCATGTTGGAAGACAAGCACCGCCACCACGAAATGGTACTACTGGTGGGGTGGCTGGGGAGGCTGGCGCGGGAGCCTGTACTTCAGATGCTACATATCCGACAAGGACTTCCATAATTTCAAGCGGTTCGGCAACTATTACGACAGAGCCGCCATCATTTTTGGACTTGTCGGACTCCATGCGTTTTCTGCAGCCTTCGCGTTGGCGGCTTCCGTCCTCAAGGATTGGGCTTGGGATAATTACGATGACAAATGTGACGACGAGGAGGCCGGTGCGACGCTTAAATTCCGCTATCGCCGCTATTACAACACGAAATGGCAGGGGCTGTGGTCGACCTTCTCGTACCGCGGTGGATACTGCAATTCCCGGCCGAGATGGGTCGACCGGTGATCCGCTGACAAGCGTCAGCACCGGGACGCGGGCTTGAAGTCCACGGTAGACGTGTGGGTCGCCGCCACTGCGGCGGCGGCCCTCACGCCGCCGCCGCGGTCGATCGTCGATGGGGCCAGTGCGGCGGTCATCGTGCGGACCTGTGTGCTAGGCAGGCCGCTGCAGCGGCGGATCGAGATCAGCCTCACGGTCGATCCCGCGACCGCGGATCGGTTCTCCCGGGCCTGCCGACGGCAGATGATCTGGAAACGATGGGTCCTGCCGATCGGGATCGTCGCGGCCGTGGCCCTCGGTGTCGCCGACCTCGTGCTCGACTCGTGGATGCCCCCGCATGTTACGTCGCTCGTTACCCTGACCGTGATCGTCGCGGCGGCCCTCGGCAGGCAGCGGATGGCGTCGCTGAGCTCTCCCCATCATCCACGGAGGCTGGGACGCGACACGGTGCTCATCCGCGGTGTTGACCGGGAGACGGCTCATTTTTGGGTAGGCCTCAACTCGCCGCAGGCGATCTGCATCGCCGATTGAGTTTGTGGAATTTGCATCTCGGGGAAGTGGCGCGGGCAAGGTTCTGACGATCCGATCAGGCCGGGCCCGCGCTGCGGCATTCGCCGCTGCAGGCTCGCGCACTGTGGGCAGACTCCACCGCCGGGGCCTGCAGTGGCGGATGACCGAGGGCATGGTCCTGGAAGAGGCGGTGCGATCCGCAGGCAGCGTCTCAGGGGCTCTCTCACGCTCCAAGGCTCGTCCCGCGCGTGACATGGGGGCAGAGCTAGCACAGAATGACTGCCGTGCGCGGGATTGATCGAGGGGTGGTGCTGCCGCTGTGGCCGCTCTATGCCATGTTCGGGCTCATGCCGCTCTGGTGGGGGCTCGGCCTGTTGCACCTTGGCTGGCCGTTGTTCGGTTTGGCGCTGGCTGTGGTCCTCGCAAGCCGGGGCAGGATCACCCTGCCCGCCGGCTCGGCGATGTGGTTGGTCCTGGCCGCGGTGGTGGTGGTCAGTGCCACTCGGGTGGAGTCTGCGACCGCGCTGGTCATGCCCGGTTTGCGACTCGGGTTCCTCATCACTGCGTTCATCGTCTATCTGTACGTCTACAACGCGGCCCGTGACGGCGCGCGCTGGCGGCTGCTGTTCGGGCCGCTCTGTTTCTACTGGCTTGGACTGGTCGCGGTGGGCTGGATCGGCGTATTCAAACCGTCTTTTGCGATCACCACACCGGTCGAGATGCTGCTGCCGAAGAGTGTGTCAGCCGGTCGCGGGATTCGCGCGCTGGTGCACAGCCACGCGACAGAGTACAACGCGCTCTCCCGCAACCCGTTTTACCGGACGTCGGCACCGTACCCATACACCAACAATTTCGGCACCGCGTTTGCGGTCTTGGTGCCGTGTGTCGTCGCGTACCTTACTTCGGTGCGGCGGGGGATGCTCCGGGGCGCAGTAATCGTGTCTCTGCCGCTGTCCCTCGTGCCAGCATTTCTCACCCTAAACCGAGGGATGTTCATCGGGCTCGGCGCCGGGATGCTCTATTTGGGGCTTCGCGCGCTGCTTCGTCGTGACTTTCGCCTGATTGCGTCGATCGCCGGGGTGGCCGTGCTGGCCTGGATCGCTACGCTGTTCATCCCCATCGGTGACCTGATTGCGAACCGGGTAGAAAACACCACCTCCACCACTGACCGGGCGGACATATATGCTCAGACAGTCCAAGCTGTCCTAGAATCACCCCTACTCGGATACGGCGGTCCCCGGTTGGTGGACACCACCCACGCCGCCGAACCGCTTGGTACACAGGGCCAGGTCTGGCTGGTGATGTACAGCTATGGGATCCCAGCGCTGCTAATCTTTCTGGCCTTCTTCGGGGTGATCGCGCGCCGACTGGCGGCGGCGGTCAGCCCGGCTGGCAAGTGGCTGAGCGCCATCCCTGTGATCGCGTTGGTGATCACCCCGTTCTACGGGTACACCGACATCAATCTGTCGCTGATGTTCTTCGCGATCGGGCTGGCGATGGCGGCGGTTGACGGTCCGGTTGATCGCGAGGTGGTGATCCCGGACCGGGCCCCGGCACGACAGCAGGCTTGAACACCGAGAACAACCGATCCCCCAGATCGCTGTGGACGGAACTGATGGACAAGACTGCTCGGGAAGGTCATGCGATGGGGAACTTTGTCAGCCCCATCGACGCAGTGAAGACCCAGGAGGCCTCGCCGTGACCGTGAAGGACCGGATCAAGAGCGTCGCACCGCGGGCCGCCACGGAACAGGTCCGGGAGCTGATGGTCCGCTACGGCGAGCGGACCAGCGACCGGCGGCCGCTGCCCGACTTCCTGGTGATCGGCACGAAGCGCGGCGGCACGACGTCGCTGTGGCGCTACCTGATCCAGCACCCGCTGGTGCCGCGGCTCTTCCCGGCGTGGAACACGAAGACCTCGCACTACTTCGAGGAGAACTGGCCGCGCGGGGAGGCTTGGTACCGCTCGCACTTCCCGACCGAGCGGCAGCGGGCGGCGCTGGAGCGCAAGCACGGTGCGCCGCCGAAGGTCGGCGAGGCCGCGCCGCTGTACATGTTCCATCCGCTGGTGCCGGCCCGGGTTGCCGAGCTGATGCCGCGAGCCCGGATGATCGTGCTGCTGCGTGACCCGGTCGAGCGGGCGTACTCGCACTGGAAGGAGCGGCGCACCGAGGGCGTCGAGCCGCTCGACTTCGCCGCGGCGCTGGCCGCCGAGGAGTCCCGGACGGCGGGGGAGCGGGACCGGCTGCTCGCCGACGAGAACTACCACAGCGAGGCGTACGACTGGTACTCCTACCGGGCCCGGGGCCGTTATCTCGAGCACCTGACGCCGTGGCTGGACCATTTCGACCGGGGGCAGTTGCTCTTCGTCGCCAGCGAGGCGCTGTACCGCGAGCCGGCCGCGACCTATGCGCGGATCCTGGACTTCATCGGGCTGCCGCCGTACGAGCTGCCGGCCTACGACGTCTTCAACGACCGGCCCAGCGCGGGCATGGACGACGCCGTCCGCGCCGAGCTGACCGCCTACTACCGGCCGCACAACGCGGCACTCGCCGACCGCCTGGGCATGTCCTTCGATTGGTCCTAAGTGCCTGGACGGCAGCGTTTCCCAGGGCATCCGGCTCAACGACTGCGACCAAGGCAGCAATTACCAGCACTGGCGGCGGCACGACGGAAACCACCTGCTCGGTCCCGGCCTGTGCCTCGACGGCAGCGTTTCGCAGGGTGTCCGCCTGAAGTACTGCATCCTCGACAACCCGTATCAGACGTGGATCTTCTAGCGCGTTAGGTGTCGCGGACCGCGACCCTGCCCGTGCTGCCGTTCACCTCGAGCGGCGCGCCGTCGGGCAGGGTTGTGGTTGCGGCCGGGATCGCCAGGACGGCTGGGAGGCCCAGTTCGCGGGCCACGATCGCGGCGTGTGAGAGCAGGCCGCCGGTCTCGGTGACGACCGCGGCGACGACGCCGAACAGCGGGGTCCAGGCCGGGTCCGTGGTGCGGCACACCAGCACGTCGCCGGGGCGGACGCGGGCGAAGTCGGCGGGGCCGTGCACCACGCGCGCCGGTCCCGTGGCGGTTCCGGGGCTTCCGGGCGTACCGGTGAATGCGCTGTCGTCCTCCGCGGCGGGTGCCGCCGCGGCGGGCAGGGCGCTGGTGACCGGCCGGGCCTGGAGGATCCAGATCCGGGAATCGGCGATCGCCCACTCGATGTCCTGCGGACCGCCCAGCAGGTCGGAGACCCGCCTGCCGAGCGCCGCGAGGAGAGTGACTTCTTCGTCGGTGAGGCAGAAGCGGTCGCGGTCGGCCGGTGCCACCTCGCGGGTGACGGTGCGGTCTATCCGGGTCTGCTTCGTGCCGAGCGCCCGGCGGGTGATGCCGTCGCCGGTGACCGTCCAGGAGTCGGGCGTGACGCGGCCGCCGACGACGCTCTCGCCGAGACCCCAGGACGCCTCCAGCCGGACGTCGTCGCCGGTGAACATCACCCCGGCGACGTCGGCGTCCACCAGGCGCTGCACGAGCACGGCGATCGTCGGCGACCCCGTGTCTCCCCGCCGGCGCCGATACTCCACGGCCCGCTCGGACCACAGCGAGGCCCAGCAGCCGCGCACGGCCTCGGCCACCTCATCCGGGCCGCGTACGCCGAGGAAGGTGTCGTGCTGCCCCGCGGCGGTGGCGTCGGCGGTGTCCTCGCCGGAGGCCGACGAGCGCACGGCGACGTATCCGCCGCCGATCCGCGGCAGCTCCCGGCCGATCTCCTCGACCAGCTCGGCCGCTTGCTCGTACGCGGTGTTCGGCACCACGAAGCCGGGCGGCACCGGTAGCCCCGCCTTCAGGAGCCGGGCGAGCACGGCGGCCTTGCCGCCGGACGTCGCGGGCACTGCGTCGGCCAGGTCCACCAGCAACCGCTTCTCCCCTCACCTGATATGCGTGGATTATGCATGGCGCGTTGACGCCCGCCCGCGCGAGCCTGAATGCTCTCTGCCATGACACACGCCTCACCGCCGGATCTGTCCGTCCTGCACGCCGTGCGGGTGAAGGGTATGGCCGACGACGCGGCGGTCGCCCTGCGCACCGGCCTGGACCTGGACACCACCACCGAGCTGCTCGAGGACTTCGAGGCGTACGGATGGGTGACCCGCGCCGAGTTCGGCGGCACCTCCGGCTGGACGCTCACCGAGCGTGGCCGCGCCGAGGACGCCCGGAAGCTGGGCGAGGAGCTCGACCGGGCCGGCGCCCGGACCGCCGTCGAGCAGGCGCACAAGGAGTTCGAGGTCCTGAACGGCCGGCTGGTGAAGGCCTGCACCGACTGGCAGCTGCGCCCGGCCGAGGGCAACCGGCTGGCGTCCAACGACCACAGCGACCCGCAGTGGGACGGCCGGGTCCTCGGCGAGCTCACCGCGATCGGCGGCGAGCTCACCGCGCTGATCGGCGGGCTCACCGGCGTGCTGACCCGGTTCGACGGCTACCACGAGCGGTTCGAGACCGGGCTGGCCCGGGCCCGCGCGGGGGAGGGCCAGTGGGTGACCGGGGTCGGCGTCGCGTCCTGCCACTCCGTGTGGATGGAGCTGCACGAGGACCTGCTGTCGACGCTCGGCCTCCAGCGCGGGTAGGGCCGCATGGGCACACGGCATGTCTATCTGGCCAGGCACGGCGCGGCGGACGCCTTCGGCGAGCTGACCCCCGCCGGGTACGAACAGGCCGGACTGCTCGGCCGGCGACTCGCCGGGCTGCGGATCGACGCGGTGTGGCACTCGATGCTGCCGCGCGCCGCCGCGAGCGCGCGCGAACTCGCCCGGCACCTGCCGGACGTGCCGGTGGCGGAGGCCGCCGAGCTCGTTGACCACGTGCCGTACGTGCCGGGCCCGGAGGAGATGCCCCGGGCCTGGGCCGGCTTCTTCGACGGCTTCGACGAAGGCGAGGCCGCGGCGGGCAGGCGGACCGCGGATGCCCTGGTGGCGCGCTTCGCCAAGGCCCCCGAGCGGACCGGGCCCGACTCGCACGAGGTGCTGATCACGCACGCGTACCCGATCGCGTGGCTGGTGCGCGACGCGCTGGAGGCCCCGCTCACCCGGTGGCTCGGCCTGGACAGCGCGAACACGGGACTCACCGTGATCGAGTACCGGGCCGGGCTGTCGCCGACCCTGGTGATGTTCAACGACCTCGGCCACCTCACCGGCGAGCTGCGCTGGACCGGATTCCGGGCGGCCGCACGTCCCTGATGGATGCAACCTTTTCACCGCCCGGCCCCGACAGGAAGACGACAACGGGTGAGAAGGGAGCAGGATGCGGCCCGACCTTGAACGGGAGTACGTCGACTACGTGACGGTGCGGCTGCCCCGCCTGCATCGCACGGCGTACCTACTCTGCGCCGACACGTTTCAGGCGGACGACATCGTGCAGGCGACGCTCACGGCGCTCTACGTGAGCTGGAAGCGCGCCTCCGTCGCGGACAACCTCGACGGGTACGTGCACCGGATCATGGTGCGGCGTTATCTCGACGAACGACGCCGCAGCTGGTCGAAGGTGCTGCTCGGCGACCGCGTCCCGGACCTCGCCGCCTCCGCCGATCACGGCACCGAGGTTCGGGACGAACTGGTGACGGCGCTGCGGTCGCTGCCCAAGGGGCAACGGGCGGTCGTGGTGTTGCGCTACTTCGGCGACCTGTCGGTCGAGGCGACCGCGGAAGCCCTCGGGTGCTCGACGGGCAACGTCAAGAGCCAGTGCTCGCGGGGTCTCGCCGCGCTGCGCACGGCGCTGGACGCGGGGCATCCGGTTGCGACGGCAGAGACAGCGAGGAACAGGTCATGAACGAGGATCAACTGCGGGACCGGCTCGCGGCGGTCGACGTGCCGCCGAGCCGCTTGGAGATGGACGCGCTGGTCCGCGCCGGGCGCCGCCGCGCCTTTCGCCGCCGCACGGCGCAGGCGACGGGTAGTACGGCGCTGGTCGCCGGTGTGCTGCTGGCGGTGCCGCTGATCGTCCACCGGACGGAATCGCCGCCGGTGGTGCAGGCGGACGCGACCCCCACCGCCTCCTCGGCGCCCGCCGCGGCCATCGCCCGGCCCGGCCGGTGCCGGATGACGAAGCTGCCGGTGCCGCCCGGCATGACCGACGCCACGGCCGTCGCGGTGGACCCGACCGGCCGGTACATCGTCGGCAACGACACCGTCAAACAGGACTTCCGGCCGATCCTCTGGACCAACGGGCGGCCGCAGGCGCTGCCGGTACCCGGCAAGTCGGTGCAGGCGAACGCCGTAAACGCCAGTGGTGTCGTGGTCGGCCTCGTGGAGGACGGACGGCAGGAGTACGTCTTCCGCTACGAGAACGGCGCGTACACGAGGCTGCGTACGCCGCCGGGAAGCTGGCGCGTCTACCCGTACCCGTCGATCAACGCGGCGGGGGACGTCGTCATCAACGCGGAGCCGAGCGCCAACATCGAGGGCAAGGACAGCATCATCCTGCTCTGGAAGGCCGGCACGACCACCGCGGTCAGGCTGCCGGTGCCGATCGAGGCCAGCGCACACGACATCACCGACGACGGCACGATCGTTGGCGCGATGTACAAGAACGGCGCGGCCACCACCCCGTACGTCTGGGATCAGCAGGGCAGGGGCCACGCGCTGAAGGTCCCGGCCGGCCAGGTCGGCGCGCTCTACGCGGCGCGGGGTGAATGGGCGACGGGCGGTCTGTGGCCGTCCACGATCCCGGGCCTGTGGAATCTCGAGACCGGCGAGCTGACCATTCCGATCAAGGACGAAGGGAAGCTGAAGAAGGAGCCGGGTCCGGGAACCGCGATCAACGCCTCGGGCTGGGTCGTCGTCGACGGCTCGCTGCTGCGTGACGGTGCCGCCTTCGAGCTCGAGGTGCCCCGCGGTCAGACCAGCAGAGCACAGGACGTGTCCGACGCCGGGCTGGTCGTGGGGCAGGCGATGACCTTCAGCCGCGACGACAACGAGAACGAGGGCCCGCGCCTCTGGCGCTGTTGACTCGGGTACGCGCACCCGACGGGTGCGCGTACGTCAGTCCCGGCGCCGGCGACGCAACAGGGAGGCTATTTCCAGCTCGAACGGAAAGGGCTCCTCGGAAACAAGCGCCTGGCCAGGGCTCGCGACCACGACCGGGACGTAGTGATCGCCGGTCAACCGCTCAAGGTGCAATTCGACCGAATCGTGCGGCTGCTCGACCCTCAAGTACCAGTCGATCCCTGCCGCTAGCCCTGACCATGCGACAGCAACCGTCGAGGTCAACGCCGTTGCCTCTTGTCCTGAAGCAACATGTCACGAGACTAGTAGCGTCGTCAAGCTGCCGCCCTCGCGTTCTGCCGCCGGTCGAGGACGTCGAGCAGGGCGGGGTGGAGTTTCGGGTTCCAGCCCGCGCCGCCGCCCGACAGCTCGTAGGTGCGCAGCCAGAGCTCGACCAGGTAGGCGTCGGCGACGAACCGCTGCCGGGTCGCGTCAAGGCCCAGCGCCGGGCCGTGCCGGCGCAGCGCCTCGTCGACGGCCGTCGCGCACTCGGCCGCGGGCCGCCCGTGCGTCGACAGGGCGGTCTGGAACGCCTGGTGTGCCAGGTCGAAGCCGACCGGCACTCCGGGTGCGCTGTTCTCCCAGTCCCAGACCAGCAGGCGGCGACCGTGCCGGGCCATGTTCCACGGCACCCAGTCGCCGTGCCAGTCGCCGAACTCGAGCTCCAGGTCCGGGTCCAGCCGGCCGATGACGGCGTGGATGCGCGGGTCGCCGCCTTCGGCCCGGCCGAGCCAGCCCGCGACGAGGTCGCGCGCCGGGCGCGGTGGCGCGGGCGGGCCGCCGCGCCGGGCGACGGCCAGCATCGCCGCGAGGCGCGGGGTGCCGGGCCGGCGGATGCGGCGCACGCGGCGCGGCATCGGCGCGATGACGGCGATCTCGCGCCCGTTCCACCGGGTGTGCAGCATCAGCTTCGGCGCGGGCGGAAAACCGTTGCCCACCGGCAGGTCGGCGAGGGTGGCGGCCTCCGCGCGGACCATCGCCCGGGTGCCGTCGTTCCAGCCGATCTTCGCGTACCCCCGTGGGCGCCCGCCGCCGTCGAAGAGCTGGAGGGTCGGCTTGTGGTGCGGGTCCGGCGGCCGGATCCCGATGGCCGCGTGCAGCTCCGGCTCGCCGAGTTCGGCGGCGAGGAAGCCGGCGAGCAGCAGCCCTGGCGCGTCGGCGTACACGGAGAGGATCGGCGCGCGGGTCAGGCCGAGCGCGCCGGCGCGGGCGAGGAGGCCGACCGCGGCCCGACCGGCGCGCACCTTGGGCGGGCGCAGCGCGTTGTAGGCGAGCAGCGACGCCGCCGTCACCTTGCGGGACGCCAGCGGGAGCAGGAAGCGGGCGTCGTCGAGGGACGGGATGACCGCGTACCGCACGGTGGCGGCCGGGTCGTCGCCGACCGCGACGCGGACGCCGGGGTCGCCGAAGATGGCCCGGGTGACCCAGCCGAGACCGTCCTGCCGCTCGCGCGGGTCGGCCTCGGTGACCAATGGGTCCGAGGGCTTTCGCTGCCCGGGGATCGACGCCCGTCTCGTCTCGCTCGACACGGCCTAGACGATAGGGGAAGGGCGGGCGTCAGCGTTGATAGACCCGGACGTAGTCGACGACGAAGTCCGCCGGGAACCGGGTGCTCGCGTCCGGGTCGCCCAGCCAGCCGCCGACCTGGAAGTTCAGCCGCAGGTTGTAGGGCTTGTTGAACGCCTTGTCGTACCAGGGCGTCGTGGTCCGGTCCCGGGTCCAGACCAGCTTGCCGTCGATGTACCACTTCAGCGCCTTGGCGTCCCACTCCGTGGCGTACGTGTGGTAGCCGTCGGCCGGGTAGCCGCCGCCGGGAACGGCGATCCGGGTGTCCTGCTTGACCGGGCTGTAGTCCCAGAAGATGGCCGCGGTCGACCTGGAGTACCAGTCGGCGCCGCCGGGCAGCTCCGTGACGTCGATCTCGCCGTTGCCGCCGTCGTCGGGCCGCAGCCAGAACGCCGGCCACAGGCCGGTGGAGGTCTCTGGCTTGTTCGGCGACTTGGCCCGGATCTCGAACCGGCCGTACGTGAACGAGGCCTTGCCCATCGTGTCCAGGTAGGACTGGGTGTACTGCCGGGTCTGCGAGCTGCAGTACGACGCCTCCTTCAGCGCGCGCAGCGTCAGCTTCCCGTCGCCGACGAACGTGTTCTGCGGGTGGTCGACGTTGCAGCCGAGGTCGATGCTGCGGCCCTCGGCGCCGCGCAGGTTCCACTTCGTCCTGTCGAGGGTGCCGGAGTCGAACTCGTCGCCCCAGACCAGCCGCCAGCCGTTGGGCGCGGCGGTCGTGACCGGGGGCTTGCTGGCCGGCGCGGGCGTCGCCGTCTTGGTCGTCGTCGGCGACTTGGCGGGCGCGGTCGTCGTGGGCGGCGTGGTCGGCCGGGTCGTCGGCGGCGGTGGCAGGGCGGTGACCGGCGCGCCGGTCGTCGTCGCCGACGGCTTGGTCCGCGTCTCGTAGGACAGGACCAGCTCCGGGTGCAGGCCCTCCTTCGAGTTCTCCCGCGACGCCCAGTAGATCCGGGTGTTGAGGCTCTCCTGGGAGAGCGCGAACGTGTAGGTGCCGTTGCGCCGCACCGAGCCGGAGACGTCGAACTCGTTGAAGCCTTTCGTGACCCGGTCCACGGCCGGCCCGCCGAAGGCGGCGGCCGCGAGCTTGTCCGGGCTGCTCGCGGCGCTCAGGTCGCCCGGAACGGTCCGGGCCAGCACGCGGGCGGCGAAGTCCTGCCACGCGTACACCCTCAGCTTCGCTCGCACGTTGACGGCGTTGTCCGGCAGCCGGTCGACGGCGAACTGGAGGGTCGCGTCGCGGCGGCCCCTCGGGTTGCCGTCGCACAGGGACGGGCAGCTCGCCAGCGTCGTCTTGACGGCGTTGTCGCCGTCCTGCGGCACCTGGCTGACGGTGGTGTCGGCGACCGGGCGCAGCGTCAGGCCGTCGTCGTCGCCCGCGAACACGGGCACGAGGGTCGTCGCCATCGCCGTCGCCGCCGCCGTGATGATCAGCGTGAGCGATCGGGTGCTGCG belongs to Amorphoplanes digitatis and includes:
- a CDS encoding glycoside hydrolase family 16 protein produces the protein MTLRRAYVPAHAPRPRRGIRSTRSLTLIITAAATAMATTLVPVFAGDDDGLTLRPVADTTVSQVPQDGDNAVKTTLASCPSLCDGNPRGRRDATLQFAVDRLPDNAVNVRAKLRVYAWQDFAARVLARTVPGDLSAASSPDKLAAAAFGGPAVDRVTKGFNEFDVSGSVRRNGTYTFALSQESLNTRIYWASRENSKEGLHPELVLSYETRTKPSATTTGAPVTALPPPPTTRPTTPPTTTAPAKSPTTTKTATPAPASKPPVTTAAPNGWRLVWGDEFDSGTLDRTKWNLRGAEGRSIDLGCNVDHPQNTFVGDGKLTLRALKEASYCSSQTRQYTQSYLDTMGKASFTYGRFEIRAKSPNKPETSTGLWPAFWLRPDDGGNGEIDVTELPGGADWYSRSTAAIFWDYSPVKQDTRIAVPGGGYPADGYHTYATEWDAKALKWYIDGKLVWTRDRTTTPWYDKAFNKPYNLRLNFQVGGWLGDPDASTRFPADFVVDYVRVYQR